The following coding sequences are from one Rutidosis leptorrhynchoides isolate AG116_Rl617_1_P2 chromosome 11, CSIRO_AGI_Rlap_v1, whole genome shotgun sequence window:
- the LOC139874213 gene encoding uncharacterized protein produces the protein MVDAKKDVLANLGQQTSVKVKEVVNDFQTNCKNLTKCFSKQSEAAITTIDAVTSTVLMETCLGGLTGLFTEFLYKDTLKTLNITPPSTQQLAHWGEFRPLVQSFFSRNKLKHVRNLGVMSGVSAAIICLSKEIRGKDNDVETSILSGFGVGVALSLVTGIRGPTVISCGVIFALVNAAFDKLEKESKRQPTEMIVNNDVINSVIGCAGTIFRETAQGGNMGLFTELIYNKTLKLLSLTPPSSMQLARFGEYRPLVQSFLAGPSLEHVRNLAVISGVNATITCLSKEIRGKVDLQTCFVAGFSSGVAISLVTGMRDPAATTFGVICGLVNAGMYHVKMREINQSQFQLESNPYPN, from the exons ATGGTGGATGCAAAGAAAGATGTGTTGGCTAATTTGGGTCAACAGACTTCAGTCAAAGTCAAAGAGGTAGTCAATGATTTTCAGACTAACTGCAAAAATTTGACTAAATGCTTTTCCAAACAATCTGAGGCTGCCATCACTACCATCGACGCTGTCACTTCCACCGTCCTCATGGAGACCTGCCTAGGTGGCCTCACCGGTTTATTTACCGAATTCCTTTACAAGGATACCCTCAAAACTCTTAACATTACTCCACCATCTACACag CAACTTGCACATTGGGGAGAGTTTCGTCCGTTGGTGCAGTCATTCTTCTCACGAAACAAACTCAAACATGTGCGTAATTTGGGTGTTATGTCAGGTGTTAGTGCAGCTATAATTTGTCTCTCGAAAGAAATAAGAGGCAAGGATAACGATGTTGAAACAAG TATTTTGTCTGGTTTTGGTGTTGGTGTTGCTTTGTCATTGGTTACTGGTATAAGGGGTCCTACTGTTATATCATGCGGTGTTATTTTCGCACTCGTGAATGCTGCATTCGATAAG CTGGAGAAAGAATCAAAACGACAACCAACTGAAATGATAGTGAATAATGATGTCATCAACAGTGTCATTGGATGTGCTGGCACTATTTTCAGGGAGACGGCCCAAGGTGGCAACATGGGTTTATTTACTGAGTTGATTTACAACAAAACCCTCAAATTGCTTTCCCTTACTCCACCCTCTTCAATG CAACTTGCACGTTTTGGAGAGTACCGTCCATTGGTACAGTCATTCTTAGCGGGACCCAGTCTGGAACATGTTCGTAATTTGGCTGTTATTTCAGGTGTTAATGCAACCATAACTTGTCTCTCAAAAGAAATCAGAGGCAAGGTGGATCTCCAAACATG TTTCGTGGCCGGTTTTTCTTCTGGAGTGGCTATATCGTTGGTTACGGGTATGAGGGATCCTGCTGCGACAACGTTTGGTGTTATTTGTGGTCTTGTGAATGCTGGAATGTATCAT GTAAAAATGAGAGAGATCAATCAGTCCCAGTTCCAGCTTGAAAGCAATCCATATCCAAATTAA